In Bacillus sp. NP247, one DNA window encodes the following:
- a CDS encoding HAD family hydrolase, producing MIFASDLDQTLIYSRKSFRAHIEDASIQLIETLDGKEISFISYKTISLLKKLQLHSHFIPVTTRTIEQFQRLLLFKNEIVPEYVVTSNGGNILHNGKQDTIWKEKIQKRISTECLESNDILKEFEQLAHKDWVTSKKTADRLFHYCIVKRENIPYDELKAFTAWLDEQGWTHSLQGRKLYFVPKPVNKWDAVQYIKEILQIDTVITAGDSLLDLCMLEKANYAFAPLHGELGATHDNLQPHILKTNEIGIYAAEEIVSKALQIIHRSLPTL from the coding sequence ATGATTTTTGCCAGCGATCTTGACCAAACCCTTATTTATTCTCGCAAATCATTTCGCGCTCATATAGAAGATGCATCTATTCAACTCATTGAAACTTTGGATGGGAAAGAGATTTCTTTCATATCGTATAAAACCATTTCGCTATTAAAAAAACTGCAATTGCACTCACATTTCATCCCAGTCACCACAAGAACTATTGAACAGTTTCAGCGCCTTTTATTGTTCAAAAATGAAATTGTTCCTGAGTATGTTGTTACAAGTAACGGTGGCAATATTCTTCATAACGGCAAGCAAGATACTATTTGGAAAGAAAAAATACAAAAGAGAATCTCAACAGAATGCCTAGAAAGTAATGATATACTAAAAGAATTTGAACAACTTGCCCATAAAGATTGGGTCACATCAAAAAAAACTGCCGATCGATTATTTCATTACTGCATCGTAAAGCGCGAAAACATTCCCTATGATGAATTAAAGGCCTTCACTGCTTGGTTGGATGAACAAGGTTGGACTCACTCACTTCAAGGTAGAAAATTATACTTTGTACCGAAACCAGTTAACAAATGGGATGCTGTCCAATATATAAAAGAAATACTACAAATAGATACCGTTATTACAGCCGGGGATTCTTTACTCGATTTATGTATGCTTGAAAAAGCTAACTATGCTTTCGCACCACTTCACGGTGAACTGGGAGCAACACATGATAACTTACAACCTCATATTTTAAAAACAAATGAAATTGGTATATACGCAGCAGAAGAAATTGTAAGTAAAGCCCTTCAAATTATCCATCGTTCATTACCTACTTTATAA
- a CDS encoding iron ABC transporter substrate-binding protein produces the protein MYWMSCIMFVFTLCVLFFVLWKIYKINEMKKSAGKLIATYPRVKRRWIALLGPAYFIGQCMYIYAQYVSGDIDTVEQFLVQSGSYAVASCFMTLIAIHLIKSVQIYEKGVIDGLNFYSYEELKGYKTSTWENPKENIFLYRGREKMNDNVNLLIRQEDMNELESILQRYIPKLMMK, from the coding sequence GTGTACTGGATGTCATGTATTATGTTTGTTTTTACATTATGTGTTTTGTTCTTTGTTCTATGGAAGATATATAAAATAAATGAAATGAAAAAAAGCGCGGGAAAACTTATTGCAACATATCCTCGGGTGAAACGACGTTGGATTGCATTACTTGGACCGGCGTATTTCATCGGGCAATGTATGTATATATATGCTCAGTACGTAAGTGGCGATATTGATACAGTTGAACAGTTTCTCGTTCAGTCAGGTAGTTATGCTGTAGCAAGTTGTTTTATGACTTTAATAGCTATCCATCTTATTAAAAGTGTACAAATATATGAAAAAGGTGTAATAGACGGATTGAACTTTTATTCATACGAAGAATTAAAAGGCTATAAAACATCAACATGGGAAAATCCAAAAGAAAATATATTTTTATATCGCGGGCGAGAAAAAATGAATGACAATGTAAATTTACTTATTAGACAGGAAGATATGAATGAATTAGAAAGCATTCTTCAAAGATATATTCCGAAATTGATGATGAAATAA